In Sphingobacterium sp. R2, the genomic stretch TTTATCTTTAGGAAAAGTTGGACAGTCGTTCTACGTTTCGAGTACTGTTCCCAAAGAAATTGAAACCGCATTTCGTCCACTAAAAAAATACCATGGCGGTGGAACGAAGGAAGTTTCGTTCGAGCAATATCTCCCACAAGCGTACCGTTTGGACCTTAAAGATTTGAAGCAGCAGGCTTTTAAAGTCATCTTATCGAATGAATCTGGTGACGAATTGGTTATTGGTTATCGTGAAGACCAAAATTCCTATTATATTGATCGTTCTAAGTCCGGTGAAGTGTCTTTTAATGGAGATTTCTCAATGACAGCTTTGGCACAAAGGCTGCTAAATAAGGGAGCACTTTCTTTCAGTTTGTATGTTGATGTGAGCTCTGTGGAACTTTTTGCAGACGGGGGGCTAACGGTAATGACTGGTTTATTTTTTCCAAAAACGCCGATAACCAAGCTGCGTATCGTGGGCGATAAAAAGCTGGAGTTTAAAGAACTGAGTATCTCCAAATTCAGTACGCAATAAGACTCAATTACTTAACAATATATGCCTGTACGACTTGGTCGGACAGGCTTTTTTTTGCGTTTTGGGCAGCCCTTTTGTTTTCAACTTGTGTTTTTAAACAGATGATAGAAATGTAACAATCTTTTGTCTTTCAGTAATTTAATTTGAATTCAGGTGCTTATTGATTAATTTAATGACCAAAATAATCAATTATGGAAATCAGTCAATTGTGATTTAAATCCATGCATAAACCATTTTGCCGCCAAGCAACGAATACGTGCTGACGAAAGCGAGCAGAAAAATAAACTATTCATAAAGAATGAAAAGAAGAGAATTTATAGCCAAGGGAATTGTATCCTCTTTGGCTTTTACAATTGTCCCGCGCGTTGTGGTGGGAGGCAATGGATTTCTTGCGCCAAGTGATCGAATCAATCTTGGATTTATTGGTGTCGGAAAACAATCCTATACCTTGATGAATGGCCTCAATCGCTGCAAGGAAATCGCAAGTCTGGCTGCCTGCGATGTAGACCGAAAAAAATTAGCTGCATTTATTGCAGCGACAACGAAAAAACAGACGGAATTGTCAAAAGCACAGACCGAGATCAAGGCCTATCATCATTATCGGGAACTATTGGATCGGAAAGATATTGATGCTGTTGTCATTGCTACACCCGATCATTGGCATGCGCAGATTGCAGTTGATGCGGCTAAAGCTGGCAAAGATATTTATTGTGAGAAACCCCTTGCATTGACCATTGCCGAAGGTCGTGCCATGGTCGATGCAACCCGAAAATATAAACGTGTATTTCAGACGGGCAGCATGCAGCGTTCTTCCTATAATTTTAGACAGGCAGCAGAACTGGTTCTCAATGGCTATATCGGCAAAATAAAGGAAATCAATGTTTCTGTGGGCGAACCGGTCAAACAATGTGACCTTCCCTCCATGCCAGCCCCCGATTATCTCGATTGGGATATGTGGGTAGGACCTTCACCATATCGGGGTTATAATCCGATATTAAGCCCACCTTTGGAAGACGATAAATGGGCCTGGTGGCGCGGTTACCGTGATTTTGGTGGCGGTTACATCACCGATTGGGGAGCACATATGTTTGACATCGTACAATGGGCCTTGGGCATGGATGAATCGGGCCCTGTTCAGTTTAATCCACCCAAGGAGGCCAACAGCAATAGCGGGCTCTCGTTTAGCTATGCCAATGGCGTTCGTGTAAACCATGTGCAGTGGGGAGTACATAATGCGATCCAATTTATTGGTGAAAAAGGTAAGATTGAAGTAAGCCGCGAATTTATCCGTTCGAACCCGGAAAATTTGGCAAATCTTAAGCTGACATCTTCTGATCGTCGTTTGTATTATAGTGATAATCACTATCAGGACTGGGTTGATGCGATCAAAAAAAGAAGTAAGCCTATCTGTGATGTTGAAATAGGTCACCGGACGAGCTCAGTGTGCAATGCCATCAATATTGCGTATGAACTTCAAAAGGATTTAAAATGGAATTCACAAAAAGAACAGTTCGACAATGACTATGCTAATCTCATGCGCAGTCGCCCTTATCGCGGGGAATGGGATTTTAGAAAATTCTAGTAAAGAAAATGAGCGATTAATTGTAAATAGGCTTAGCATTTTTTGCTAAGCCTGTTTTGTTGATGGATTAATATTTCGAAGACAATGTAGACCTGTATTACTCCGTCTCGGGCGCAACATTTGCTAAGTACTTCATCCCAATTTTTTGATAAAATAGTGCGGAAAGTTTGGCATCTGCTTCGTACATTATTCGGATGCGAAACAGATATGGTACTGCTATTGACCCGCTATTGACTAGACCCGGAACAGGAATTGGTCAACTTTCAATCGATAGCCGTAACCAGATTCTCCACAGGCGAAGGTGGTACGAACACAATAGGAAGACAACCCGAAGACAACATTAGTGCTATAGACAAAAAAGGCCATATAAAACACGTTTTTCTGTTAACGGAAAGCGGATGAAAGCGAGCTTATTGAAATGATTATTTACACGATTTGATCACTAGATCGCTTTTCTTATCGGGAGATAGAAAAAATATGGCCGCTGATTTAAAAGAGAGAGGACAAAAAGAAAATTTGCTATTCTGGATAGATAATTGCTTTATTTGTATCCAACAATTATTACATTCGAACAGCAAAAGTAATCTCGATATGTCGCAATTAACAATTATAGATTTGGCCAAAAAACTCGGCTTATCAAAATCGACCGTTTCCCGTGCATTTCGGGATAACGTGGACATTAATCCAGCGACAAAAGCTCGGATTTTGGCTATGGCCGAAGAAATCGGTTTTTCGCCGAATGTTTATGCGAGTAGTCTAAAGGCAAATAAAAGTCTGACCATTGCGATTATTATTCCCGAATTTGGTAATAAATTTTTCTCGCAGGCCATCAAAGGAATTGAGGCTGTGGCGCGCTCCAAGGGTTATCATACCTTGATTTATGTGACGGATCATCAGGTGCAAAATGAAGCCTCAATCGTACGTTCACTGGCCAATGGACGGGTGGATGGCGTTATTATTTCGGCTTCGGGTGAGGGGAAAGACCATTCGCATTTGCAACTTTTGGCGGAACGGGGAATACCGGTCATGTTTTTTGACCGTGCTTATGACGATTGGAAGGGGGGCTACATTACGGGTAATGACTTTGATTCGGCTTACCTGGCAACCAAACACCTGATCGATAATGCCTGTAAACGGATCGCTTATCTTGCAATCAATCCGAATGTCTCCATCGGTAAGGTGCGTAAAGATGGCTACGAAAAGGCGCTGCAGGAAGTGGGAATTCCGATCAGACCAGCGCTTATTTTGGATACGGTGAATGATGCTGATCAGAATATGAAAGATATTGCCGACTTGATCGAGCAGGAGAAACCCGATGCCATATTTGCTTCGGTAGAGCGTCTTGCTATTTCGAGTATACGGGTTGCCAAGCAGCTTGCAATTCGGATTCCTGAAGATCTTAAAATCATTTGTTTTTCTTGTTTGGATATCGCCGATCTGATTGACCCGGCACTGAGCGTAGTGAAACAACCAGCCTATGAAATGGGCCAATTAGTAACAAAATACCTATTGGATAAGATGGAAGACCCTGAAAATAGTAAGTTTGCTAATTCGGTTTACCTTGATTCCCAGCTTATTTTTCAAAAATCTAGCCTGAAATAAGAAAAAAAATATTTGTTTTTTGTAATCCCATTATTTAGCTTTGAATACTTTCGGGAACATTCCCGAAAGTATTTAAATAATCAATTTGTATAAAATATTGGATAGGGAAATCCAGCAAATCGCCACAAACGATTTCTTTTTGCCTTGACTTCGGGAACGTTCCCAGTGTCAGATTCCAAGTAAAGCTAATTATCGATGGGGAAGCATATCTCTCGTTTAATAGGGTATCTCTGGGTGATTGTCCTATTATCATCATCATGTGCAAATAAGAAAGATATCGTGGATGTCGAACAACCTCCTGTTGTTGAACAGCAGGGATCCGGTTTGGTGAATCTTTCTGCTCCATTTATCTTTTGGGATAAGGAAATCACGTTGCAATTTGATCTTTCGAAAGGAAATGCGGCTTTAAAGGGAAGCACTACAGACCTGTACCTACACGCCGGATTGATTCCTGTCAATGAGAGCAGCTGGCAACATGTCGCGACAGATTGGTCTAAGAATGACAATGCCTATAAACTTAAATTTGTTTCTGCTGGTTTATATTCATTCACATTTACCCCCTCCAAATTTTTTAACCTGACAAATGGTGGAGAATTTGGTCAGATGGCACTTTTAGTGCGCAATAGTAATGGGTCACTGGTCCAACGCAAC encodes the following:
- a CDS encoding Gfo/Idh/MocA family protein; its protein translation is MKRREFIAKGIVSSLAFTIVPRVVVGGNGFLAPSDRINLGFIGVGKQSYTLMNGLNRCKEIASLAACDVDRKKLAAFIAATTKKQTELSKAQTEIKAYHHYRELLDRKDIDAVVIATPDHWHAQIAVDAAKAGKDIYCEKPLALTIAEGRAMVDATRKYKRVFQTGSMQRSSYNFRQAAELVLNGYIGKIKEINVSVGEPVKQCDLPSMPAPDYLDWDMWVGPSPYRGYNPILSPPLEDDKWAWWRGYRDFGGGYITDWGAHMFDIVQWALGMDESGPVQFNPPKEANSNSGLSFSYANGVRVNHVQWGVHNAIQFIGEKGKIEVSREFIRSNPENLANLKLTSSDRRLYYSDNHYQDWVDAIKKRSKPICDVEIGHRTSSVCNAINIAYELQKDLKWNSQKEQFDNDYANLMRSRPYRGEWDFRKF
- a CDS encoding LacI family DNA-binding transcriptional regulator; amino-acid sequence: MSQLTIIDLAKKLGLSKSTVSRAFRDNVDINPATKARILAMAEEIGFSPNVYASSLKANKSLTIAIIIPEFGNKFFSQAIKGIEAVARSKGYHTLIYVTDHQVQNEASIVRSLANGRVDGVIISASGEGKDHSHLQLLAERGIPVMFFDRAYDDWKGGYITGNDFDSAYLATKHLIDNACKRIAYLAINPNVSIGKVRKDGYEKALQEVGIPIRPALILDTVNDADQNMKDIADLIEQEKPDAIFASVERLAISSIRVAKQLAIRIPEDLKIICFSCLDIADLIDPALSVVKQPAYEMGQLVTKYLLDKMEDPENSKFANSVYLDSQLIFQKSSLK